The following proteins are co-located in the Spirosoma montaniterrae genome:
- a CDS encoding DUF4249 domain-containing protein, with the protein MKALFIGFLLNISVVGCIQVVEPLVPFTERLVVQSYISPQDSVIIVAVGKSAPLTGMGLANRLVNPKDVTVRLTAVGGTSVTLINQAMSQVDSANGWVRFGALARTFPVEYGKSYQLSVSHPQLGVAEGTCTVPARRIDRVSVNVDVSKRPDVPGGPLTVGINWKDPDNAPTYYSCTLYSSIELTDPLATPRVITTSQPTLYLSDENKTGDLVGSGIRFPVSGTERLFTNQSFVVVSVCLTDESYYQYNSSLTRQRREQTASQIPEPVAIVSNIRGGFGVFGAYTITNILTRL; encoded by the coding sequence ATGAAGGCGTTATTTATTGGTTTTTTGCTAAACATCAGCGTAGTAGGGTGCATACAGGTAGTAGAACCGCTGGTGCCTTTTACCGAACGGTTAGTGGTTCAATCATACATCAGCCCCCAAGATAGCGTGATTATCGTAGCCGTTGGCAAGTCGGCACCATTGACGGGAATGGGGTTAGCAAATCGTCTTGTCAATCCCAAAGACGTTACGGTAAGGCTTACGGCAGTGGGTGGTACTTCGGTTACGTTGATTAATCAGGCGATGAGCCAAGTAGATTCGGCAAATGGCTGGGTGCGATTTGGGGCTTTAGCCCGGACGTTTCCAGTTGAGTACGGAAAAAGCTATCAACTCAGCGTATCGCATCCGCAGTTGGGCGTAGCCGAAGGTACATGCACAGTACCCGCCCGACGAATCGACCGCGTCAGTGTAAACGTCGATGTTAGCAAAAGGCCCGACGTGCCCGGTGGGCCACTCACGGTCGGTATCAACTGGAAAGACCCTGACAATGCACCAACTTACTACAGTTGTACGCTTTATTCGTCCATTGAGCTAACTGACCCGCTGGCTACTCCCAGAGTGATTACTACCAGTCAGCCGACACTGTATCTATCGGACGAAAACAAGACTGGCGATTTAGTCGGCTCTGGAATAAGGTTCCCTGTTAGCGGTACCGAACGGTTGTTTACGAACCAGTCGTTTGTGGTGGTATCGGTCTGCCTTACCGACGAGTCTTATTACCAGTACAATAGCAGTTTAACCCGGCAGCGTCGGGAGCAAACTGCCAGTCAGATTCCCGAACCTGTTGCCATTGTGAGCAACATACGTGGAGGATTCGGCGTATTTGGAGCCTATACCATCACCAATATTCTTACCCGTCTGTGA